A genome region from Flavobacterium sp. includes the following:
- the murC gene encoding UDP-N-acetylmuramate--L-alanine ligase — protein sequence MNLNQIQNVYFIGIGGIGMSALARYFKYIGKQVSGYDKTPSMLTSELIESGIDIHFEDNISLIPSDYYVENTLVIFTPAVPKTHSEWNYFIERNYQIKKRAEVLGIITKDTFSFAVAGTHGKTTTSSILGHILYESGADVTAFVGGIVENYNSNLIGNGKTVTVVEADEFDRSFLHLHPNIACVTSMDADHLDIYGTSDAIQASFVEFASKVEDKSKLFITKELPLEGVQCAINEDAVYKAYNVRIEDGSYVFDVQTPSEIMKDLRFGLPGKHNLMNGLMAIAMAKTYGTPTDAIAKAIASFNGIRRRFSYQIKSDNLVYIDDYAHHPTEINAVHQAVRELYPGRKVLAVFQPHLFSRTRDFADGFAESLSQFDEVFLMDIYPARELPMEGITSPWLLEKMTNSNKKIVAKEDLLAEIKASDAPIIVTIGAGDIGEMVPSIKKMLNENI from the coding sequence ATGAATTTAAATCAAATACAGAACGTTTATTTTATTGGTATTGGAGGCATCGGAATGAGTGCCCTGGCCCGCTATTTCAAATACATAGGAAAACAGGTTTCAGGTTACGACAAAACACCATCAATGCTTACTAGTGAATTAATCGAAAGCGGTATTGATATTCATTTTGAAGACAATATTAGTTTAATTCCGAGTGATTATTATGTAGAGAATACACTTGTGATTTTTACGCCGGCAGTTCCAAAAACGCACTCAGAGTGGAATTATTTTATTGAAAGAAACTACCAAATTAAAAAACGTGCCGAGGTATTAGGGATTATCACCAAAGACACTTTTAGTTTCGCTGTTGCCGGAACACATGGCAAAACCACAACATCAAGTATTTTAGGACATATTCTATACGAAAGCGGGGCTGATGTTACGGCATTTGTAGGCGGAATTGTAGAGAATTATAATTCTAATTTAATTGGAAACGGAAAAACTGTAACCGTTGTAGAAGCAGATGAATTTGATCGTTCGTTCCTGCATTTACATCCTAATATTGCCTGCGTAACCTCAATGGACGCAGACCATTTGGATATTTACGGAACAAGTGATGCTATCCAGGCTTCATTTGTAGAATTTGCTTCGAAAGTAGAAGATAAAAGTAAATTATTTATAACCAAAGAATTGCCTCTTGAAGGTGTTCAGTGCGCTATAAATGAAGATGCCGTTTATAAAGCTTATAATGTTCGAATTGAAGACGGAAGTTATGTTTTTGATGTGCAGACGCCATCAGAAATCATGAAAGATCTTCGTTTCGGGCTGCCGGGAAAACACAATTTAATGAATGGGTTAATGGCTATTGCAATGGCGAAAACGTATGGCACCCCAACCGACGCCATTGCAAAAGCTATTGCCTCATTTAACGGAATTAGAAGACGTTTTTCTTATCAAATTAAATCTGATAATTTAGTTTACATAGATGATTATGCACATCATCCAACAGAAATAAATGCTGTTCATCAGGCAGTTAGAGAATTATATCCGGGACGCAAAGTTCTGGCAGTTTTCCAGCCGCATTTGTTCAGCAGAACAAGAGATTTCGCCGACGGTTTTGCCGAAAGCCTTTCTCAGTTTGATGAAGTGTTTTTAATGGATATTTATCCGGCACGCGAATTACCGATGGAAGGGATTACATCGCCATGGCTGCTGGAAAAAATGACCAATTCGAACAAAAAAATTGTTGCAAAAGAAGATTTATTAGCGGAAATCAAAGCCAGTGATGCGCCAATAATTGTAACAATAGGAGCTGGTGATATTGGTGAAATGGTACCGTCAATCAAAAAAATGCTAAATGAAAATATTTAA
- the ftsA gene encoding cell division protein FtsA has product MEKDNIAVGLDIGTTKIVAMIGKKNEYGKLEILGIGKSKSLGVARGVVNNITQTIQSIQQAILEAENNSGYKIKDVVVGIAGQHIRSIQHTDYISRNNPEEVIGEKDIQLLIDQVNKLAMLPGEEIIHVLPQEFKIDGQSEIKEPIGMYGGRLESSFHVVVGQASSIRNVGRCIQSSGIELSGLTLEPLASADAVLSQEEKEAGVALIDIGGGTTDLAIFKDGIIRHTAVIPFGGNVITDDIKEGCSIIEKQAELLKIKFGSAWPGENKDNEIVSIPGLRGREPKEISLKNLSKIIHARVVEIVEQVFAEIKAYGHEDPRKKLIAGIVLTGGGAQLKHIKQLVEYITGMDTRIGYPNEHLAGNSSEEISSPLFATAVGLVMNSIENRTQSAIRMEVVNEQPKVVYRNVEPPVQQRYEVEENYVEKVETIEQPREVKTVKAGAESTETKIRRSFFDRYVDKIKDFLDNAE; this is encoded by the coding sequence ATGGAAAAAGATAATATTGCAGTAGGTCTAGATATTGGAACAACAAAGATAGTTGCCATGATAGGCAAAAAGAATGAGTATGGCAAATTGGAAATTTTGGGTATTGGTAAATCCAAAAGTTTAGGCGTTGCCAGAGGTGTTGTAAACAACATCACTCAAACTATTCAGTCTATTCAGCAAGCAATACTTGAAGCAGAAAATAATTCAGGTTACAAAATAAAAGATGTCGTTGTGGGTATCGCCGGACAACACATTAGAAGTATTCAGCATACAGATTACATCAGCCGTAATAATCCGGAAGAAGTAATTGGCGAAAAAGATATTCAGCTTCTAATCGATCAGGTTAATAAACTGGCGATGTTGCCGGGAGAAGAAATTATTCACGTTCTGCCGCAGGAATTTAAAATTGACGGACAATCTGAAATTAAAGAACCTATCGGAATGTACGGCGGAAGACTTGAATCTAGTTTTCACGTTGTAGTAGGGCAGGCTTCTTCAATCAGAAATGTTGGAAGATGTATTCAGAGTTCAGGAATTGAATTATCAGGATTAACATTAGAACCATTAGCTTCGGCAGATGCTGTTTTAAGTCAGGAAGAAAAAGAAGCTGGAGTTGCACTTATCGATATTGGAGGTGGAACAACCGATTTAGCGATCTTTAAAGACGGAATTATTCGTCATACCGCTGTAATTCCTTTCGGAGGAAATGTAATTACAGATGATATTAAAGAAGGCTGTTCGATTATCGAAAAACAAGCAGAGCTTTTAAAAATAAAATTTGGGTCAGCCTGGCCGGGAGAAAACAAAGACAACGAAATTGTTTCAATTCCAGGTTTAAGAGGAAGAGAGCCAAAAGAGATTTCATTAAAAAATCTTTCTAAAATTATCCATGCCCGAGTAGTGGAAATCGTAGAACAGGTTTTTGCAGAAATCAAAGCTTACGGACACGAAGATCCACGCAAAAAATTAATTGCAGGAATTGTTCTTACAGGTGGAGGTGCTCAATTAAAACACATTAAGCAGTTAGTTGAATACATCACCGGAATGGACACCAGAATTGGATATCCAAATGAGCATTTAGCAGGAAATTCAAGCGAAGAAATTTCAAGTCCGTTATTTGCAACAGCAGTTGGTTTAGTAATGAACAGCATCGAAAATAGAACGCAAAGTGCTATTAGAATGGAAGTTGTAAATGAACAGCCAAAAGTGGTTTACAGAAATGTAGAACCGCCTGTACAACAGCGATACGAAGTAGAAGAAAACTACGTTGAGAAAGTAGAAACTATCGAACAGCCAAGAGAAGTAAAAACAGTAAAGGCTGGTGCAGAATCTACAGAAACAAAAATCAGGAGATCATTTTTTGATAGATATGTCGATAAAATCAAAGATTTTTTAGACAACGCAGAATAA
- the ftsZ gene encoding cell division protein FtsZ — translation MMSNSEFGSISFDLPKNQSNVIKVIGVGGGGSNAINHMFKQGIKGVDFIVCNTDSQALQNSSVPNKIQLGVNLTEGLGAGANPDVGQQSAIESIADIEKMLDRGTKMVFITAGMGGGTGTGAAPVIAQLAKEREILTVGIVTIPFQFEGKVRQEQALLGIEKLRKQVDSLIVINNNKLREVYGNLGFKAGFSKADEVLATASRGIAEVITHHYTQNIDLRDAKTVLANSGTAIMGSAVAQGENRAKDAIVSALDSPLLNDNKITGAKNVLLLIVSGSDEITLDEIGEINDHIQAEAGYNANIIMGVGEDESLGDAIAVTIIATGFDVEQQNEIVNTEPKKIIHTLEDEQRSVHNLTNKPLASFDLNAETPTAKSEEKVIFDLMEDTVAPVQAPVAPITPTINQEELIVMSEFIKNLDVTFEIVSPITDIDFKITTPAAQTVQEVKPVQQRTFEREEQTTFSFDLPLFKSEPEVKREPVAEQDNKIVFELTNETRNIKVNDPVSFVPVTELSDNGIIKYSLEEYMEVENELTSSKPVEKVVEDTVPEELNITLKPRADFASQPDFTTTSEVSPMELTIEETLRLRAEERRKKLKEFNYKFHNNVSRIDELEKEPAYKRLGIDLSNSQSNNTNSRISVGTDSNNDLQLRSNNSFLHDNVD, via the coding sequence ATGATGAGCAACTCAGAATTTGGAAGTATTTCATTTGATTTACCGAAAAATCAATCAAATGTAATCAAAGTAATAGGTGTAGGCGGAGGAGGCAGTAATGCCATCAACCACATGTTTAAACAGGGTATTAAAGGGGTAGATTTTATAGTTTGTAATACTGATTCTCAGGCATTACAAAATAGTTCAGTGCCTAACAAAATTCAGTTAGGAGTAAATTTAACAGAAGGTCTTGGAGCAGGAGCAAATCCTGATGTAGGACAACAATCGGCTATTGAGAGCATCGCTGACATTGAAAAAATGTTAGACCGCGGGACTAAAATGGTATTTATTACCGCTGGTATGGGTGGAGGAACCGGTACTGGTGCAGCTCCCGTTATTGCACAATTAGCAAAAGAAAGAGAAATCCTTACAGTAGGTATCGTGACAATTCCGTTTCAGTTTGAAGGGAAAGTACGTCAGGAGCAGGCATTATTAGGAATCGAAAAATTACGTAAACAAGTTGACTCTTTAATTGTTATCAACAACAATAAATTAAGAGAAGTTTACGGAAATTTAGGTTTCAAAGCCGGATTCTCTAAAGCAGATGAAGTTTTGGCAACAGCCTCTAGAGGTATTGCCGAAGTTATTACGCACCACTATACCCAAAATATCGATTTACGTGATGCCAAAACCGTTTTGGCAAACAGCGGAACGGCTATTATGGGATCTGCTGTGGCGCAGGGAGAAAACAGAGCCAAAGATGCAATCGTATCAGCATTGGATTCTCCATTATTAAATGATAACAAAATTACAGGTGCCAAAAACGTATTGTTGCTTATCGTTTCTGGATCTGATGAAATAACGCTTGACGAAATCGGAGAAATCAATGATCACATTCAGGCAGAAGCAGGTTATAATGCAAATATCATTATGGGGGTTGGAGAAGACGAAAGCCTTGGTGATGCTATTGCTGTAACTATTATTGCTACTGGTTTTGATGTTGAACAGCAAAACGAAATTGTTAATACAGAGCCTAAAAAAATCATTCATACGTTAGAAGATGAGCAGAGAAGTGTTCATAATTTAACAAACAAACCACTTGCTTCTTTTGATTTGAATGCAGAAACACCGACTGCAAAATCAGAAGAGAAAGTTATTTTTGATTTAATGGAAGATACGGTTGCTCCCGTACAAGCTCCAGTTGCTCCGATAACACCAACAATCAATCAGGAAGAATTGATTGTAATGTCTGAGTTTATTAAAAACCTGGACGTAACTTTTGAAATCGTTTCGCCAATTACTGATATTGATTTTAAAATTACAACTCCGGCGGCGCAGACGGTTCAGGAAGTAAAACCAGTACAGCAGAGAACTTTTGAAAGAGAAGAACAAACAACTTTTTCATTTGATCTTCCGCTTTTCAAATCAGAGCCAGAAGTTAAAAGAGAGCCAGTTGCAGAACAGGATAATAAAATTGTTTTTGAACTGACAAACGAAACTCGTAACATTAAAGTAAACGATCCGGTTTCATTTGTGCCTGTAACAGAACTTTCTGACAACGGAATCATCAAATATTCTCTTGAAGAATATATGGAAGTTGAAAATGAATTAACATCTTCAAAACCAGTTGAAAAAGTGGTTGAAGATACGGTTCCGGAAGAATTGAACATCACTCTGAAACCAAGAGCTGATTTTGCAAGTCAGCCAGATTTTACAACAACTTCAGAAGTTTCTCCAATGGAATTAACAATTGAAGAAACACTTCGTTTAAGAGCAGAAGAAAGAAGAAAGAAACTAAAAGAATTTAATTATAAATTCCACAATAACGTTTCAAGAATCGATGAGCTGGAAAAAGAGCCGGCTTATAAAAGATTAGGAATCGATTTATCGAATTCACAATCAAATAATACAAATTCGAGAATCTCAGTAGGAACTGATAGTAACAACGATTTGCAATTGCGTTCAAATAATTCATTTTTGCACGACAACGTAGATTAA
- a CDS encoding GatB/YqeY domain-containing protein — translation MSLQAKIMDEIKTAMKAKDTVALEALRAVKSELLLASTASGSKEDLKEDEEIKLLQRLVKTRKESARIFTEQNRPDLAEPELAQVAVIEKFLPAQLSEAEVEAVIAKIIAETGASGIASMGKVMGLASAQLGGTAEGKTISTIVKKLLS, via the coding sequence ATGAGTTTACAAGCAAAAATCATGGACGAGATCAAAACGGCCATGAAAGCAAAAGATACAGTAGCATTAGAAGCATTAAGAGCAGTAAAATCTGAATTATTATTAGCTTCAACAGCTTCAGGATCTAAAGAAGATTTAAAAGAAGATGAAGAAATTAAATTACTTCAAAGATTAGTTAAAACCCGTAAAGAAAGCGCAAGAATCTTTACAGAGCAAAACCGTCCTGACTTAGCTGAACCAGAATTGGCTCAGGTAGCAGTAATTGAAAAGTTTTTACCAGCTCAGTTAAGCGAAGCAGAAGTAGAAGCTGTAATTGCAAAAATCATTGCAGAAACAGGAGCTTCCGGAATTGCTTCGATGGGTAAAGTAATGGGATTAGCATCTGCTCAATTAGGCGGAACTGCTGAAGGAAAAACCATTTCTACAATTGTAAAGAAGTTACTTTCGTAA
- a CDS encoding IPT/TIG domain-containing protein — translation MKHFFSIITLFIFISCSSPNNTEEVQIPDPKIESVSTNSTNIGDTIIIKGENFDPNSTYIVTFNGTNGQITQITSTTISVIVPVGTTSGQLLLNANGVKVNGGYISIIGQNRLFAHNEHENIVELNPTTGIVIKNIVYGTESDYLSELEYFAPTNEIIGQGFISNSGNNIYKLFKVKLADKSVKEITYKGYDQLIVTTTGKLYGYILYKGLIELNPNTGSEIGSLINTGSDLIYGFIYNPKTDEIMGDKDKVENGKVIHRLCKIKLSDKSVSETVYYGYDELIPATNGKLYAFRSTKKIVELDPATGSEIKTLVNITDEYISHLTYYPQTNQIIGKKIIYNNHIPTYKLLKLNLSNNSLSENNIIQDDYHYFIVTN, via the coding sequence ATGAAACACTTTTTTTCAATTATTACACTATTTATTTTTATCAGCTGTTCAAGTCCTAATAATACAGAAGAAGTTCAAATACCAGATCCAAAAATTGAAAGCGTTTCGACTAATTCAACCAATATAGGCGATACTATTATAATTAAGGGAGAAAATTTTGACCCAAATTCAACTTATATTGTTACATTTAATGGTACTAATGGGCAAATTACTCAAATTACTTCAACTACAATAAGTGTAATAGTTCCGGTGGGTACAACTTCTGGTCAGCTTCTATTAAATGCAAATGGGGTAAAAGTTAATGGAGGTTATATTTCTATAATTGGTCAAAATCGTCTATTTGCACACAATGAACATGAAAACATTGTCGAATTAAATCCTACTACAGGTATAGTAATCAAAAACATAGTTTACGGTACAGAATCTGATTATTTAAGTGAATTAGAATATTTTGCCCCAACAAATGAAATTATTGGACAAGGATTTATTTCAAACAGCGGAAATAACATTTACAAACTTTTTAAAGTGAAGCTTGCAGACAAGAGCGTAAAAGAAATTACTTACAAAGGTTATGACCAATTGATCGTAACAACAACAGGAAAATTATATGGGTACATATTGTATAAAGGCCTTATTGAATTAAATCCCAATACAGGTTCCGAAATTGGAAGCTTAATAAATACCGGAAGTGATCTAATTTACGGGTTTATTTACAATCCTAAAACAGATGAAATAATGGGAGATAAAGATAAAGTTGAGAATGGAAAAGTAATCCACAGACTTTGCAAAATAAAACTTTCTGACAAGTCAGTATCTGAAACGGTTTATTACGGCTATGACGAATTAATTCCTGCGACCAACGGAAAATTATATGCCTTTAGATCTACCAAAAAAATAGTAGAACTTGATCCTGCTACGGGTTCAGAAATCAAAACTTTAGTAAATATTACCGACGAATATATAAGCCATCTTACGTATTACCCGCAGACCAATCAAATAATTGGAAAGAAAATTATATACAATAATCACATTCCTACCTATAAACTTTTAAAATTAAACCTATCAAATAATTCATTATCCGAAAATAACATCATTCAGGATGATTATCACTATTTTATTGTAACCAATTAA
- a CDS encoding YqaE/Pmp3 family membrane protein: MMTLIAIFFPWLSFLLRGKIFTAIICLILQITLIGWIPAAIWAVISLQNSRADKRNDKLIRAMKAK; this comes from the coding sequence ATGATGACATTAATTGCAATATTTTTTCCGTGGCTTTCTTTTTTATTGAGAGGTAAAATTTTTACTGCTATTATCTGTTTAATTTTGCAGATTACTTTAATTGGCTGGATTCCTGCTGCAATTTGGGCTGTGATTTCCTTACAAAATTCAAGAGCAGACAAACGTAATGATAAATTAATAAGAGCAATGAAGGCTAAGTAA
- a CDS encoding dihydrofolate reductase family protein: protein MRKIIVLSMISLDGVMQAPGGPKEDQSNDFKFGGWTALFGDEVYGNAVKKELQPADYLLGRKTFEIWEDYWPKHADIWPGINDGNKYILSKTRKKSDWKNSNFIETVSDIKRLKASEGLDIQVWGSSELVHLLLKNDLVDELKLKIHPILLGKGKQLFDDNAHPSGFTLTENTVTTTGVILASYKRAGDIKTGNAGETIK, encoded by the coding sequence ATGAGAAAAATAATTGTTTTGTCGATGATTTCGTTAGATGGCGTGATGCAGGCGCCGGGCGGACCAAAAGAAGATCAATCAAATGATTTTAAATTTGGAGGCTGGACAGCACTGTTTGGCGACGAAGTGTATGGTAACGCTGTAAAAAAAGAACTACAGCCAGCAGATTATCTTTTAGGCAGAAAGACTTTTGAAATTTGGGAAGACTATTGGCCCAAACATGCCGATATATGGCCGGGAATTAACGACGGAAACAAATACATTCTCTCTAAAACCAGAAAAAAATCAGACTGGAAAAATTCTAATTTTATTGAAACTGTTTCCGATATAAAAAGACTTAAAGCTTCTGAAGGTTTAGACATTCAGGTTTGGGGCAGCAGCGAACTTGTTCATTTACTTTTGAAAAATGATTTAGTTGATGAACTAAAATTAAAAATTCATCCAATCTTACTTGGAAAAGGAAAACAACTATTTGATGACAATGCACATCCATCCGGATTTACTTTAACTGAAAACACCGTTACAACAACCGGAGTAATTTTAGCCAGTTATAAACGGGCAGGAGATATCAAAACAGGTAACGCCGGAGAAACTATTAAATAA
- a CDS encoding alpha/beta hydrolase has translation MKSFSIVLVGLILILNSQIMNAQNSKALNSKTEFAEVSGRKIAYRSIGKGTPIILINRFRGTLDTWDPLFLDQLAEKHQVITFDYSGIGYSTGKLPTDVKEVAKDVKDLADYLKIKKAIFMGWSYGGLVTQAAMHQYPDLVTHTILLGTGPIGKRVVPLEQSFLDHALKPINDFNDEVILFFEPESEESTKAAKASHDRIAQRIDVSKIPSTMEVFQLYFAGGENAAEDKENYRDKLKTTKTPILIISGDHDTSFAVENWYPLTKQLPTSQLIILPQTGHAPQHQNIPLVVNYIDNFLQNTK, from the coding sequence ATGAAATCATTTTCAATCGTACTTGTTGGTTTAATACTCATTTTAAATTCACAAATCATGAACGCACAAAACAGTAAGGCCCTGAACTCAAAAACTGAATTTGCAGAAGTTTCCGGGCGAAAAATTGCTTACCGATCAATTGGAAAAGGAACACCAATTATTTTAATTAACCGTTTTAGAGGAACACTTGATACCTGGGATCCGTTATTTTTAGATCAGCTGGCCGAAAAACATCAGGTTATTACTTTCGATTATTCAGGAATTGGATATTCAACCGGAAAACTGCCAACAGATGTAAAAGAAGTTGCCAAAGATGTAAAAGATCTGGCTGATTATCTCAAAATCAAAAAAGCAATTTTCATGGGCTGGTCATATGGCGGATTGGTTACACAAGCTGCCATGCATCAATATCCTGATTTGGTTACACATACCATATTGTTAGGAACAGGCCCAATAGGAAAAAGAGTTGTACCGCTTGAACAATCTTTTCTGGATCATGCTTTAAAGCCTATAAATGATTTTAATGATGAAGTGATTCTTTTCTTCGAACCAGAATCCGAAGAAAGTACAAAAGCCGCAAAAGCATCTCACGATCGAATTGCTCAAAGAATTGATGTTTCTAAAATTCCGTCAACTATGGAAGTTTTTCAGCTGTATTTTGCAGGAGGCGAAAATGCTGCCGAAGACAAAGAAAATTACAGAGACAAACTTAAAACAACCAAAACACCAATATTAATAATTTCCGGAGATCACGACACAAGTTTTGCTGTAGAAAATTGGTATCCGCTGACCAAACAGCTCCCAACATCACAGTTAATTATTCTGCCGCAGACAGGGCATGCTCCTCAGCATCAAAATATTCCATTGGTAGTAAATTACATCGATAATTTTCTGCAGAATACGAAATAG
- a CDS encoding metal-dependent hydrolase, producing the protein MKVTYYGHSCFSVFANGKHLLFDPFITPNELAKDINVDEIKADYIFISHAHYDHILDVERIAKNTGAKVLGNFEIYNWLLKNGIENAHPINPGGKFSFDFGTVKSVIAQHPSSFMDGTYGGIATGFVLTTVDGNFYYSGDTALTLDMQLILKFAKLDFAVFPIGDGLTMGIEEAIEAAKLVEVNKILGVHYDTFGFIKMDHQKALTDFQNANLNLFLPKIGETIEL; encoded by the coding sequence ATGAAAGTAACGTATTATGGCCACTCTTGTTTTTCGGTTTTTGCAAATGGAAAACACCTTCTCTTCGATCCTTTTATTACGCCAAATGAATTAGCAAAAGATATTAATGTTGATGAAATAAAAGCAGATTACATTTTTATTTCGCATGCGCATTATGATCATATTTTGGATGTAGAAAGAATTGCTAAAAACACCGGCGCTAAAGTTCTCGGAAACTTCGAAATCTACAACTGGCTTTTAAAAAACGGAATTGAAAACGCACACCCAATTAATCCCGGAGGAAAATTTAGTTTTGATTTTGGAACTGTAAAATCCGTAATTGCACAGCATCCAAGCAGTTTTATGGACGGAACTTATGGTGGAATCGCAACTGGTTTTGTCCTTACAACCGTTGACGGAAATTTCTATTACAGCGGCGATACGGCCTTGACTTTAGATATGCAGCTTATTTTGAAATTTGCTAAACTTGATTTTGCCGTTTTCCCAATTGGCGACGGCTTAACGATGGGAATTGAAGAAGCTATTGAAGCTGCAAAACTGGTCGAAGTCAATAAAATTTTAGGTGTACATTATGATACTTTCGGTTTTATAAAAATGGATCATCAAAAAGCTTTGACTGATTTTCAAAACGCAAATCTGAATTTATTTCTGCCAAAAATTGGTGAAACAATCGAGTTATGA
- a CDS encoding DinB family protein, giving the protein MESIVSYTREQYQYVKGSRNVLFEYCETISAEDFVNQNSSFGRGGSIRNLLVHIANTYEYWIANFALKKNRIYAEYENYKTIKEVKLLFEIVDDFMEEFISQIDQIKDFEIQNTQNTAKPLQLFSHVITHEYHHKGQILSLSRHLGYTPVDTDIMR; this is encoded by the coding sequence ATGGAATCCATAGTTTCTTATACCCGCGAACAATATCAATATGTAAAAGGCTCCAGAAATGTCTTGTTTGAATATTGCGAAACGATTTCCGCAGAAGATTTTGTGAATCAAAACAGCTCTTTTGGGCGCGGCGGCAGTATTAGAAATCTACTGGTTCATATTGCCAACACTTATGAATATTGGATTGCCAATTTTGCTTTGAAAAAAAATAGAATCTATGCCGAATATGAAAACTATAAAACCATAAAAGAGGTTAAACTTCTTTTTGAAATTGTAGACGATTTTATGGAAGAATTTATCTCACAAATAGATCAAATTAAAGATTTCGAAATCCAAAACACCCAAAACACTGCAAAACCACTACAGCTTTTCAGCCATGTTATCACTCATGAATATCATCACAAAGGTCAAATTTTATCCCTTAGCAGACATTTGGGGTATACACCTGTTGATACTGATATTATGAGATAA
- a CDS encoding Mpo1-like protein: MRTLDQWFAEYAVSHQNPKNKAIHYICVPAIYFSIVGLLMSIPSSIIANTLQLNAPIIENWAFVVLLFVLVFYIRLSIAMAVKIAIFSGICLIVNYYIGQVFPLWAFSIGVFVIAWIGQFYGHNIEGKKPSFLKDLQFLLIGPAWVVENLFSRK; the protein is encoded by the coding sequence ATGAGAACTTTAGATCAATGGTTTGCAGAATATGCCGTAAGTCATCAAAATCCTAAAAACAAAGCCATACACTACATTTGTGTCCCGGCAATTTATTTTTCTATTGTTGGCTTATTAATGAGTATTCCGAGTAGTATTATTGCCAATACTTTGCAACTTAATGCGCCTATTATCGAAAACTGGGCATTTGTAGTTTTACTTTTTGTTCTCGTTTTTTACATCAGATTATCGATTGCAATGGCCGTAAAAATTGCCATTTTTTCAGGAATTTGTTTAATTGTAAATTATTATATCGGACAGGTTTTTCCGTTGTGGGCATTTTCAATCGGTGTTTTTGTTATTGCATGGATTGGCCAGTTTTACGGACATAATATTGAAGGGAAAAAACCTTCGTTCTTAAAAGATCTTCAGTTTTTATTGATTGGTCCGGCTTGGGTTGTAGAAAATTTGTTTTCAAGAAAATAA